The Micromonospora siamensis genome contains the following window.
CGGTTCTCGGCGGCGGGGCCGGCCGACCGCCGCCGGCTGCTCCCGGCGTTGGCCGAGTCGGCGCAGCTGTGCGGCTGGCTGGCGGCCGACGCGGGCGATGCGGCCGGGGCGCTCGGCGCGTACCGGCTGGGCCTGCGGGCGGCCGCGGCGGCCGGCGACCCGGAGCTCGGCGGGCACGTGCTCGCCTCGGCCAGCCACCTGCTGGCCGGGGCCGGTGATCCGCAGGGGGCGCTGCTGCTGGCCCGGCTGGGTTACGCCGGGGCCCGGCGGGCGGCCAGTCCGGGGCTGCGCGCCCTGCTGCTGCACCGGGTGGCGCTGGCCGCCGCGCTCGGCGGCCGGCACCGCGTGGCCGGCGCCGCGCTGGCGGCGGCCGGCCGCGCCGCCGACGCACCGGAGCCGGGCCGGGAGCCGCCGTGGCTGTACTGGCTCGACGGCGCGGAGCTGGCCGCGATGACCGGGCGGACGCTGGTGGCGCTGGGCCGGCCCGGCCCCGCCGAGCCGCTGTTGCGGGCCGCCGCCCGCCGGGCGGGACGGCCCCGCACCGCGGCCGTCTACGGCGCCTGGCTGGCCCGCGGCCACCTCGAGGCCGGTGAGGTGGAGCAGGCCTGCGCGGTGGCCGGCGCCGCGCTGCTCGACGCCGTCCGCGCCGGGTCGCCGCGGGCCGTCGGGCAGCTGACCGAGGTACGCCGCCGGCTGGCCGACCACCCCGACTCCCCGGCGGTACGCCGCTACGGCGCGCTCGTGGCCGCGGTCCGGCCGTGGCTGCCGCGGGGCGGGCCGACCGGTCGGCCGGGTCCGCGTCGTCCCCAGGGCGGCCCACCCCGGCCGACGCGCCGACCCGGCGGGTGAGGCGGCTCCGGCCGGGACCGGCTAGCGTCGGGGCGTGACCCACGCTGCTCCCGTCTCCCCCGTCGACCGCGCCGGCCTGCGCCAGCGGGTCGACAAGGCCCTGGCCGAGTTCCTGGCGCACCAGCGCTCCTGGATGAACGGGGTGGACGACGCCCTGGCCCCGGTGGCGGAGGCAATCGAGCGGTTCGTGCTGGGCGGAGGCAAGCGGCTGCGCCCGGCCTTCGCCTACTGGGGATACCGGGGCGCCCGCGGGGTGGATTCCGACCAGGTGGTGAGCACCCTGGCCGCGCTGGAGTTCGTGCAGGCCAGCGCGCTGATCCACGACGACCTGATGGACCGTTCGGACACCCGGCGGGGGGAGCCCGCGGTGCACCGGCGGTTCGCGACCCGGCACCGCGGCGCCGGTTGGGGTGGCGACGCGGACGGCTTCGGCGACGCCGCGGCGATCCTCCTGGGCGACCTGTGCCTGGTCTGGTCGGACGAGCTGCTGCACTCCGCCGGGTTGGACCCGCGTACGGTGGCCCGGGCCCGGCCGGTCTTCGACGAGATGCGCACCGAGGTCACCGTCGGGCAGTACCTCGACGTGCTGACCCAGGCGACCGGTGACTTCTCGCTGGAGCGGGCCGGCAAGGTGGCCCGTTACAAGTCGGCGAAGTACACGGTCGAGCGCCCGCTGCTGCTAGGCGCCGCGCTGGCCGACGCGCCGGCGGCGGTGCGGGACGCGTACTCGGCGTACGGGCTGCCGCTGGGTGAGGCGTTCCAGCTCCGCGACGATGTGCTCGGGGTCTTCGGGGACCCGGCGCAGACCGGCAAGCCGGCCGGGGACGACCTGCGGGAGGGGAAGCGGACGTACCTGGTGGCCGCGGCGGTCCAGGCGGCGGACGAGGCGGGCCGCGACCTGCTGCTCGGCGGGCTGGGCGATCCCGAGTTGGACGAGGCGGGGATCGCCCGGCTGCGGGAGCTGATCACCGCGACGGGCGCGCTGGACCGGACCGAGCAGCGGATCGCCGCGCTCACCGAGACCGCCCTGGCCGCCCTCGGCACGGTCGACCTGGACACCGAGGCCCGGCAGGCCCTGGTCGACCTGGCCATCGCCGCCACCCGCCGCACCGACTGACCCACCGCCCGCCACCGCCCCGCCAGCGCCCGGCCGCCGTTGATCATGAAGTTAGCGGCGATTCTGATCGAAAAGTGCCGCCAACTTCATGATCAACGGGGTGGAAGGGGCCGGCCGGGGTGGGGTGGGTCAGAAGCCGAGGGCCTGGGCGCGGCGCTTGACCTCGCGGGCGTGGTCGCCGCCGAGGGTACGGGCCGGGGTGCCGCCCGAGAGGGTGTCGTCGGGCTGGTACAGCCAGCGCAGCGCCGCCTCGTCGTCGTAGCCGGCGTCGGTGAGCAGGGTCAGCACACCGGGCAGGTGCTTGAGCACCGTCTTGTTGGCCACCAGGTCGGCCGGGATCCGGCGCACGCCGTCGCGCCGGACGGCGAGCAGCTCACCGTCCCGGATCATCTGGTGCACCTTGCTGATCGACACGTCGAGGCGCTCGGCGACGTCGGGCAGGGTGAGCCAGTCGGCCGGGTCGGTCGGGCCGGCGAGGTCGGTGCCGGGAGCCTGGTCGGCGAAGGAATCGGTCACCCGACCACCCTGCCACGTCCGTCCGGCCCGGGCGTAGCGGCACCCCCCGTGGCCTGCGTGAGCGCG
Protein-coding sequences here:
- a CDS encoding helix-turn-helix domain-containing protein, producing the protein MTPPPLGTLLARLRHRRGWSQQRLAAELCAAAGVSTLTRHEVSRWERQLRLPGDFWLGWLAVVLAVPAGLLADAAARDRHRGAAPGPATGSRPRAALIAVAHRWSADPHGGLLAAPTAAQLSGLPVGATPDRVGPLAELRRLDDLVGGADLAPAGAYRLGRVVRRFSAAGPADRRRLLPALAESAQLCGWLAADAGDAAGALGAYRLGLRAAAAAGDPELGGHVLASASHLLAGAGDPQGALLLARLGYAGARRAASPGLRALLLHRVALAAALGGRHRVAGAALAAAGRAADAPEPGREPPWLYWLDGAELAAMTGRTLVALGRPGPAEPLLRAAARRAGRPRTAAVYGAWLARGHLEAGEVEQACAVAGAALLDAVRAGSPRAVGQLTEVRRRLADHPDSPAVRRYGALVAAVRPWLPRGGPTGRPGPRRPQGGPPRPTRRPGG
- a CDS encoding polyprenyl synthetase family protein yields the protein MTHAAPVSPVDRAGLRQRVDKALAEFLAHQRSWMNGVDDALAPVAEAIERFVLGGGKRLRPAFAYWGYRGARGVDSDQVVSTLAALEFVQASALIHDDLMDRSDTRRGEPAVHRRFATRHRGAGWGGDADGFGDAAAILLGDLCLVWSDELLHSAGLDPRTVARARPVFDEMRTEVTVGQYLDVLTQATGDFSLERAGKVARYKSAKYTVERPLLLGAALADAPAAVRDAYSAYGLPLGEAFQLRDDVLGVFGDPAQTGKPAGDDLREGKRTYLVAAAVQAADEAGRDLLLGGLGDPELDEAGIARLRELITATGALDRTEQRIAALTETALAALGTVDLDTEARQALVDLAIAATRRTD
- a CDS encoding Rv2175c family DNA-binding protein, with translation MTDSFADQAPGTDLAGPTDPADWLTLPDVAERLDVSISKVHQMIRDGELLAVRRDGVRRIPADLVANKTVLKHLPGVLTLLTDAGYDDEAALRWLYQPDDTLSGGTPARTLGGDHAREVKRRAQALGF